In Eisenibacter elegans DSM 3317, the genomic window GTCTACCAAGGTTTTGATAATCGCCAAGCCCAAGCCCGTAGAGCCTTCGCCTTGAGTAGGGCGGGCGCTGAGGCGTTGGAATTTTTTGAACAAAAGCCGCTTGTCTTCATCGCTAAAGCCCTGCCCTTGGTCTTTGATTGTTAGCTCAAACCGATTTGCCTTGAGCTTGAGACTTATCATTACAGTCGTATGGGGGTAAGAAAACTTAAGCGCATTTGAGAGGAGGTTATTCAAAATCCTTACCACAAAATCACCATCTGTACAAACTACAGTGGTTTGGGGTGGAAAATCACGTTGGAGGGTGATATTTTTTTGTGTGGCTTCGGCTTCAAAAAACACCAATTGCTCTTCTAACAAACTGACCAGCGCCACGTCTTGGCAATCAGGTTCGGAGCCTTGGTGTTCGTACGCATTGATATCCAACAAATCACGGATAAGGTGATAGCCTCGCTCTATGGTTTGGCCGGCAAGGCGCATATACTGTTGTTGGTCTTCGTTTAGGTGGCCTGCCAGCTTGATTAGCTCCAACACTCCTTTGACTTTGTTGAGTGGGGCTTTGAGATCGTGTGCCACGATACTCATCAGCAGGTCTTTCTCGTGATTTAACTCTTGCAAGGCCCTATTTTTGTGTTCGAGCTCTTCTGTTCGTTGCTGTACCTTGCGCTCCAGCGAGGCATTGAGTTCGGCCAATTCTTTGTTTTGTTGTTCTATTCGGATGCCCTGTTGGTAAATTTTCAACCCTTGATTGACCGTGCTGACCAGCTCCTCTGCGCTCCAAGGTTTGACCAAGTACATGAACAACCCTGCTTGGTTGATGATATTGCGCACCCCCTCGACGGTAGCCTGCCCTGTCAACAAGATATTGAGGGTATTGGGCGAATATTGATGGATACGCCGCAGCAGCTCGTCGCCGCGCATTCCGGGCATAGTAAAATCTGTGATAACGAGCGGGATATCGTGTCCTTCTTGGCGCAATTCATCAAAAAGTGCCAGCGCTTCTTCAGCGCTTTCGGCTATTTCAATCAAAAAAAGTTCCTCAAAATAGCGTTTGAGTTGTTTTTTGAGACTGTCTAAGATGAGCTTTTCATCATCGACACAGAGTATCACTTGTTTTTTTATCATATCCGATGGTGCTAACCCCATCTAAGGGCTTCAAGTACTTTCTGTTGTTTGTGTAGCTGGTTGGTGTATGGGTAAGTATATCATAAATACCGTTCCAAACCCTTGCTCACTCTGCACATCTATTCGGCCTTGGTGTTTTTCGACAATTTTTTTGACAGTATGTAGCCCCAATCCACTGCCCTCGCCTATTTTTTTGGTAGTAAAAAAAGGTTCAAAAATCTTCGGAATCAGCTCTGGCGCTATTCCTTGTCCGCTATCTCGGATAGCCACTACGACCTCTTGTAGGCTGTGCATTTGTAGTTGTATTTTGATAGTGCCTTGGTAATTCATTGCCTGCAAGGCATTGTGAATCAAGTTACTCCATACTTGGGTAAGCTCATCAGGATACCCCCAGATATGGGGTACTGCATCAAAGCGCCGGACAATGTCCAGTCCTTTTTTGGTATAATTAGCAAAGAGCACCAAGACTGTCTCCAAGCTGTCGGCCAAGTCTAC contains:
- a CDS encoding hybrid sensor histidine kinase/response regulator, translating into MIKKQVILCVDDEKLILDSLKKQLKRYFEELFLIEIAESAEEALALFDELRQEGHDIPLVITDFTMPGMRGDELLRRIHQYSPNTLNILLTGQATVEGVRNIINQAGLFMYLVKPWSAEELVSTVNQGLKIYQQGIRIEQQNKELAELNASLERKVQQRTEELEHKNRALQELNHEKDLLMSIVAHDLKAPLNKVKGVLELIKLAGHLNEDQQQYMRLAGQTIERGYHLIRDLLDINAYEHQGSEPDCQDVALVSLLEEQLVFFEAEATQKNITLQRDFPPQTTVVCTDGDFVVRILNNLLSNALKFSYPHTTVMISLKLKANRFELTIKDQGQGFSDEDKRLLFKKFQRLSARPTQGEGSTGLGLAIIKTLVDKLGGTIDLQSQQGQGTTFVVSLPNGLRRV